From the genome of Salvelinus namaycush isolate Seneca chromosome 1, SaNama_1.0, whole genome shotgun sequence:
GTAACTAATGGTTACCAACGATAATTGGGTTCTTCCACAGGAGGAGATAGCTAAAGACCTGCTATCAGGGGACTATGAGGAGGAGACCCAGTCCTCCGCTGATGACCTCACCCCTTCAGTCACCTCCCATGAGGCCACTGACTTTTTCCCCAGAACACTCAGATGTAAGGCAATTCAAACTTTATTAGGACATCTCGGGGATAAATGATAAGACATTGTCAGAGCTCAAAAGCACAATTATAAAACACAAATACAATTGGTCAGATTCATATAATGCTTTATAGTGTGAATATTATGAGCCACTGCAATGTTTTATTTGTTATTGTTTCCCAAGTTTAGCCTGCAGTATAACGTAATTGAAAACTCATAATAATGGGAAAAATACTGTCAAGTGCAGGTGTCATTATAAACAAAAGTACTTTAAGTTATTTATCTTGTTAGCTTTGACAGCATTTATCCCCTCCTAAACATTCATACCATATTTTAATGACCTTGTCACGTGATGAGTTGATAAGCACAGGGTCCCATTCGTATAACAAGCATTCTAATGGGGCGTGCCCGTTCTGTCTTTGCATTGTCAGCTAATACTATCTACGACGGTGATAAGGAGTCCGAGTGTGAGGAGGATGGGCCAAGCCTAGAGGACTCCAGAAAGGTAAGAAACTTGTCCTCCTTTTAAAAGTGACTTGATTGAAGAAGATACAGGATTAAGTTTCCCATAAGCACAGATTGGAGGTCAGTTCTTTTACTTTTCAATGGTTACGGTTGTTTAGTAACGTTATTCGGTTAAATGATCCTAGACCTGCATTTACTGATGGTAGAAACATGGTGCTGCATGTTCTGGGGGTAAATCTGTTTTGTATTTGCATTTCACAGGAAATAATGGTGGGGTCGGAGCACCAAGCAGAGGTCCCCACCCACCTCTGTCACTATGGCGACGATAAGGGTGAGTGCAGGCTTTCTCAAGAGGTTAACCCATAAACCTGTTGCACTTGACAGTCAGACATTTAGCAGTGTTTCCAAGTGTAACATTGCAAAGAGTGTCTAACATTGTGATTCTCATCTGCCATTTTCATGAAGTATACGAAGATGATGACCAGTTGCTATGGAGCCCGGACGTGTTGTCAGAAAGCAAGGTCAGAGACTTCCTGTGTGAGGCGTCGTCACGGGCGACCGATGAGAGGACAGGAAGTGACATGGCAGGGGCTCATGTGAGCGACAATGAGCAGGTCAGTCATCACTACGCGTGATGGTCAATCTTCATCTAGCTGTCTGTCTTACTGGCATTGTGGAAGACTTCTTTAAGACTCGCTGGATGTCATAACATTAGACATTCTCCAGCTGCCATCTCAAAGTTATTGTCCGTCTGTCAAAGTTACATGATTGTCATAGTTGTTGTCAATGTAAGTCGTTGACCTATTCCTCTGTCGTTTCCCTGTAGGCTCTGTATGAGCTTGTGAAATGTAACTACAATACCCCTGAAGCACTGGAGAGGTATTGCAGTAACGTGAACTCATCAAAGGGTAAGTCACCATTTTGAATAATTAGTAGGCTCTTTCAAAAATGTCACTCTGTTGGGAGAGGGAAAATAACCCCTTGTGATTATTACAGAGGAATCCCCACCGTGGTCTGAAGATGAATGCAGAAACTTTGAACATGCACTACAGCTATACGATAAGAACTTTCACCTCATACAGAAGCACAAGGTGggactctctctctgttactgatTTTAGAAGGTGGTGAAGTGATTGTAATATCATGTTGATAGCTTCTGTAAGGATATGAACATGCATACTTTATTTACCCTTTCTTTAAAAAGCCTGTGGCACTAACTTCCTGTGTTGGAGAACACTTCTTTTCATCATGTATTTCTGCCCTTCATCAGGTTAAGACACGGACGGTAGCTGAATGTGTTGCCTTTTACTACATGTGGAAGAAGTCGGAGCGCTTTGATTTCTTTGTCCAGCAGAATCGCTTTGGCAAGAAGAAGTATAGCAGCTATCCTGGTGTAACGTAAGTGATCATTCAGTATGCTCAACAACCATAGTAACTGAGGTCTGAATTCATTGccaaatgtacactaccgttcaaaagtttggggtcacttagaaatgtcattgttttccatgaaaacataaactcagcaaaaaaagaaacgtccctttttcaggaccctgtattTCAAAGCTAATTCGtcaaatccaaataacttcacagatcttcattgtaaagggattaatcactgtttcccatgcttgttcagtgaaccataaacaattaatgaacatgcacctgtggaacggtcattatgacactaacagcttacagacggtaggcaattaaggtcacagttatgaaaccttaggacactaaagaggcctttctactgactctgaaaaacaacaaaagaaagatgcccagggtccctgttcatatgcgtgaacgtgccttaggcatgctgcaaggacgcatgaggactgcagatgtggacagggcaataaattgcaatgtccgtactgtgagacacctaagacagcgctacagggagacaggacggacagctgatcgtcctcgcagtggcagagcACGTGTAACAAcccctgcacaggatcggtacatccgaacatcacacctgcgggacaggtgcaggatggcaacaacacctgcccgagttacaccaggaacgtgcaatccctccatcagtgctcagactgtccacaataggctgagagaggctggactgaggacttgtaggcctgttgtaaggcaggtcctcaccagacatcaccggcaacaacatcgccaatgggcacaaacccaccgtccctggaccagacaggactgccaaaaagtgctcttcactgacgagtcgcggttttgtctcaccaggggtgatggttggatttacgtttatcgtcgaaggaatgagcgttacatcgaggcttgtactctggagcgaaattgatttggaggtggagggtctgtcatggtctggggcggtgtgtcacagcatcatcggactgagcttgctgtcattgcaggcaatctcaacgctgtgcgttacagggaagacatccttcccccacatgtggtacccttcctgcaggctcatcctgacatgaccctccagcatgacaatgccaccagccatactgctcgttctgtgcgtgatttcctgcaagacaggaatgtcagtgttctgccatggccagcgacgagaccggatctcaatcccattgagcatatctgggacctgttggatcgaagagtgcgggctagggccattcccatACAGAAGTggccgggaacttgcaggtgccttggtggaagagtggggtaacatctcacagcaagaactggcaaatctggtgcagtccatgaggaggagatacattgcagtacttaatgcagctggtggccacaccagatactgactgttacttttgattttgaccccccccctttgttcagggacacattattccatttctgttagtcacgtgtCTGTGGAACATGTttagtttgtctcagttgttgaattttgttatgttcatacaaatatttacacatgttaagtttgctgaaaataaatgcagttgacagagaggacgtttctttttttgctgagtttacatgaaattagttgcaaaatgaataacAAATATAGTCAAGACAATGTTGACAAGGTtagaaataatgatttttaattgaaataataattgtgtccttcaaacttttgATTTTGTCAAAGAAtactccatttgcagcaattacagcctttcAGACCTTTgccattctagttgtcaatttgttgaggtaatcttaAGAggtttcaccccatgcttcctgaaacACCGCCCACAAGTTgcattggcttgatgggcacttcttatgtaccatacggtcaagctgctcccacaacagctcaatagggttgagatccggtgactgctggccactccattatagacagaataccagctgactgcttcttccctaaatagttcttgcatagtttggagctgtgctttgggtcgttgtcctgttgtaggaggaaattggctccaattaagcgctgtccacggggtatggcatggcgttgcaaaatggagtgatagccttccttcttcaagatcccttttaccctgtacaaatctcccactttaccaccaccaaagcacccccagaccatcacattgcctccaccatgcatGACAGGTGGCAttaagcactcctccagcatattattttttttttttgcttttcactaatgttcttctttgtgatccaaacacctgaaacttagattcgtctgtccataacacttttttctaatcttcctttgtccagtgtctgtgttcttttgcccatcttaatattttcttttttgGGCTTTTTGGCTtttatggctttttctttgcaactctgcctagaaggccagcatcccgtagttgcctcttcactgttgaggatgagactggtgttttgcgggtactatttaatgaagctgccagttgaggacttgtgaggcgtctgtttctcaaactagacactgtaatatacttgtcctcttgctcagttgtgcaccggggcctcccactctttctattctggttagagccagtttgcgctgttctgtgaagggagtagtacacagcgttttacgagatcttcagttccttggcaatttctcgcatggaatagcctttatttcacagaataagaatagactgatgcgtttcagaagaaagtgctttgtttctggccattttgagcctgtaatcgaacccacaaatgctgatgctccagatactcaactagtctaaagaaggccagttttattgcttctttaatcggcacaacagttttcagctgtgctaacataattgcaaaagggttttctaatgatcaattagccttttaaaatgataaacttggattagctaacacaccgtgccattgaaacacaggagtgatggttgctgataatgggcctctgtacgcctatgtagattttccataaaaaaatcatacgtttccagctacaatagtcattaacaatgtctacactctatatctgatcaattttatgttattttaatggacaaaaaatttgctattcatttctaagtgaccccaaacttctgaacggtagtgtatgtcgaCGGAGTTCCCTCTGAATATGATGATGGCCTGTGAATGCAAATTTTATTTTAATGTACTTGCaactaccgtaatttccggactataagccgctacttttttcccacgctatgaacctggcggtttatacaatgacgcggctaatttatgatTTTTTCCCCCACAAGATTCACGCCGCCAAAAatctgagcaccgtcacataatgtgacgtaaatcgagcgcgctcaaacttcccatcattctgattacggtagtcattttgtcaccctcatcatggcaaagacacggggaaatgcatatgatgcagctttcaagttgaaggcgatcgatctggctgttggaaaaggaaatagagctgctgcacgggagcttggccttaatgagtcgatgataagacgttggaaacagcagcgtgaggaactgactcagtgcaaaaagacaacaaaagctttcagagaagaaaagcagatggcccaaACTAGAAAATTagcttgaagactgggtcaacacacagagagcagacggccgaggtgtttcaactgtgcagatccgactgaaagccaaaaaaatcgccaccgcaatgaagtttgactttcttggtaggctactgtttactgctattttttaaatttttgttacaagccgtgtttcgtttaaaagcctatttatttttgttacaagccgtgtttcgtttaaaggctgtgtaaagttcatttgtttcaatgtaccggtaggcacttgcggcttatagacatgtgcggtttatgtatgtacaaaatacatatattttttttaaatcagtgggtacggcttatattcaggtgcgcttaatagtccagcaattacggtacaCAAAAGGGGTGGAGATTGCTAATGGTTATTATGGgagaatgtgtctgtgtgtgttaacgTCTTGTGTGTTCCCCCTGCCTGTAGGGACCTGATGGACCGGCTGGTGGACGAGGCGGAGGGCCTGGCAGTAGACAGCTCCTCCTCTGTGTGCTCAGgcggaggaggaggggtgaggatggAGCCCACCACAGAGCAGCAGCTCAGCCTGCTCAACTCCATCACTGCCAGCGACCTCACAGGTTAGTCAACAGGGTCTCAGACTCTCAACACGGTATGTAGCACGAACTTACCCTCTCCTTccttaaagataaacttctccttaatgcaactgctgtgtcagatttcaaaaaagctttacagcgaaagcacaccatggaataatctgagtacagcgctcagccaccaaaacaagccatacagagacccgccatgttgtggaatcaacagaagtcagaaatagcgttataaatattcacttacctttgatgatcttcatcggaatg
Proteins encoded in this window:
- the LOC120030653 gene encoding mesoderm induction early response protein 3-like, which gives rise to MAEASFGSSSPVGSLSSEDHDFDPTADMLVHEYDDERTLEEEESLEGERNFNSEIADLEKEGNMPLEELLAIYRYEASVSTAAGSSMDSFSGELTDELPDMTLDKEEIAKDLLSGDYEEETQSSADDLTPSVTSHEATDFFPRTLRSNTIYDGDKESECEEDGPSLEDSRKEIMVGSEHQAEVPTHLCHYGDDKVYEDDDQLLWSPDVLSESKVRDFLCEASSRATDERTGSDMAGAHVSDNEQALYELVKCNYNTPEALERYCSNVNSSKEESPPWSEDECRNFEHALQLYDKNFHLIQKHKVKTRTVAECVAFYYMWKKSERFDFFVQQNRFGKKKYSSYPGVTDLMDRLVDEAEGLAVDSSSSVCSGGGGGVRMEPTTEQQLSLLNSITASDLTALSNSVATVCSPAEVSCLDSYGFPPLESLHRGSLAQEEPLGFPSNGGDPDCLNMLDAGFYHSDLGQRGGVYGGKDCERPSKRLKLALPDSFINDVSVGNLGVDFEGRRNTAHHRITGTKMAVSVTDFGGLAGSGEPNGFMGAHARRHSTALQSE